ACATTGGGAGCGTTCTTCGCCAAAGCTTCCGGGTCCACCGCGAAGTAGTTGGAAGACACTGCGACCTCCTTCTCACATCAGCTCAGGGGGAGATAAAACTCGGGGCTCCGGGATTCCTGGATTCCTGGATTCCGGGATTCTGGGATTCCGGAGTTTCGGGGTTTCGTCAGGCGACCGGAGGCCGTGCGATACGGGGGCCGGACCCTCGGCCGGGACGGCCGCCAGCGATGTACTCCTGGACCTCGTCCGCCATGGGCGGCGTCTCCGGCAGCAGTCCGCCGAGATCGGCCTTGCCCTGGAGCAGGTCGGCGGCGGACATCCCTGCGGGAAGGTGACCGGACAGGACCTCGGCGACGTCCGTCATGGCCGTCGCCCGGGCCTTCTGGATGGTCGTGACGAGCATCTGGGAGAGCTCCACGGGAGCCATGCGCTTGTAGGCGCCGGTGGGGAACTCGATCTCGGTGACCTCGCCCTGCGAGTTCACGGTGACCTTCAGAGCCTGCCGGGGAGCCGTCGCGCTGGCCTTGACCTCACGCATCCTGCGCTGCAGTTCGCCGACCTGCGCCCGCTCCCTGCGATACGCGCCCAGCAGCTCTTCTATGTGCTGGTCGTACGGACTCGACATGGTGCTCCTCTCCCACCTGCTGTGACGCCCCCGCCCAGCGGGAAGCGCTTCCGCACCCCGGTCACGCAGAGTTCGTTCGGGACAGCAAACATGCCGCTGTGGGCTCCGTAAGCCTGATTCGGCAGGTCATGACCCGAAGGACACCGACCTCTGCCCCAACGACCCGGTACGGCGGACGCAGCGGAAATTCCCGGCACGTCCGCCACACCGTTCGCGGCGCCGTTCGCGCCTCTGGGCGGTCAGCCGATCTCGTCGGCCCGCTGGGGAGCCGCCCCCCAGGAGTCGGCGCCCTGCCTCAGCAGGTCGGCGATGCCGCGGCCGCTCTTCGCCTCGTCACCTTCCTCCTCCGGGCCGTCCTCGTCCTCCTCGTCCTCATCCTCGTCATCAGGCACGTCCGCGGTGCTGAGCAGCATCCCGGCGTACCCGGTGACCGGCGGCGGCAGCTCCTCGGCGGCCGCGGCCTGGGAGCGGTCGGGCCGCCAGGTGGCCAGGCCCGGGCCGGTGACCGGCTCGGCGGAGGCGTCGACCGAGGAAACGGAGGGCTGCGGGAAGCCGAGCCCGGCGGCGAAGACCGCGCCGTCCTCGTCGCTCCACCCAGGCTCCTCCGCCACGGTGGCAGCGCCGCCCTCGTCCGGGCTCTCCGCCCCGTCCCCGCCGACTCCGGCCTCGGACACCGCGCCGTCCTCGTCGCTCCACCCGTCGTCGTCGCTGAGGACGTACTTGGGCTGGAGCTCTTCCTCCTCCTCGTCCTCCGCACGGCGCCCCCCGAGCGCCCACAGCATCGCGGGGTCGCCGGCCCCCCACGCGCTGGTGTCCTCCGCGGCCTC
Above is a window of Streptomyces sp. DT2A-34 DNA encoding:
- a CDS encoding YbaB/EbfC family nucleoid-associated protein, which codes for MSSPYDQHIEELLGAYRRERAQVGELQRRMREVKASATAPRQALKVTVNSQGEVTEIEFPTGAYKRMAPVELSQMLVTTIQKARATAMTDVAEVLSGHLPAGMSAADLLQGKADLGGLLPETPPMADEVQEYIAGGRPGRGSGPRIARPPVA